In a single window of the Drosophila albomicans strain 15112-1751.03 chromosome 3, ASM965048v2, whole genome shotgun sequence genome:
- the LOC117572381 gene encoding rho GDP-dissociation inhibitor 1, with protein sequence MAETETKHAEPHHDEDVHDSNYQAPPEKTIEEIMAADQEDESLRRYKEALLGAAQAEKIVVDPNDTRKVIVKKLALVVEGRDDMELDLSGDISQLKKQLFVIKEGVQYKVRIDFIVQREIVHGLKYVQKTYRMGVPVDKMTHMVGSYPPKKEIQFYLTPAEEAPSGMVSRGTYSVSSVFTDDDKHIHLKWDWTFEIKKDWA encoded by the exons ATGGCTGAAACAGAGACGAAACACGCTGAACCACATCATGATGAGGATGTGCACGATTCCAACTACCAAGCACCACCGGAGAAGACCATCGAAGAGATAATGGCTGCCGATCAGGAGGATGAGAGCTTGCGAAGATATAAGGAGGCACTACTCGGTGCCGCACAGGCCGAGAAGATTGTTGTCG ATCCTAATGATACCCGTAAGGTGATTGTGAAAAAACTGGCGCTAGTCGTGGAGGGACGTGATGATATGGAATTGGATTTAAGTGGCGATATTAGTCAGCTCAAAAAGCAG CTCTTTGTGATCAAGGAAGGTGTTCAATATAAGGTGCGCATTGATTTTATTGTGCAACGCGAAATCGTTCATGGCCTCAAGTATGTGCAGAAGACTTATCGCATGGGTGTGCCTG TGGACAAGATGACGCATATGGTTGGCTCCTATCCGCCCAAGAAGGAAATCCAATTCTATTTGACGCCAGCTGAAGAGGCGCCCTCGGGCATGGTCTCGCGTGGCACTTACTCTGTCTCGTCTGTGTTCACGGATGATGATAAGCACATACACTTGAAGTGGGATTGGACCTTTGAGATCAAGAAGGACTGGGCATAA
- the LOC117572380 gene encoding metaxin-2 isoform X2, which translates to MQTSQYLNQMHTADKLSEEPWPEDATLYQPFEAEQILLPENASCLAVKAYLKMCNLPFGIRSCANAEHMSPGGRMTKLPFIRAGAFIFAEFEPIVNFVEQKDMAIGSFLDEDAKSDMRTYVSLVENIFTMAELYISFKNERVYKEVTAPRNGIVFPWPLSMMQNYSKRNNALRLLKVYQWNDLDIDDVIEKVSKCCETLEYKLRESPDTPFFYGEMPCELDAIAFGHLFSILTTRLPNMALAQTVQKFKHLVSFCRFIDEKYFQTSK; encoded by the exons atgcaaactTCCCAGTACCTGAATCAAATGCATACTGCAGACAAACTATCCGAGGAACCATGGCCAGAAGACGCCACACTCTATCAG CCATTCGAGGCAGAACAAATTCTGTTGCCGGAGAACGCCAGTTGCCTGGCTGTTAAAGCTTATCTGAAGATGTGCAATTTACCATTTGGTATTCGATCCTGTGCTAATGCTGAGCATATGTCACCCGGTGGACGCATGACCAAATTGCCATTCATTCGAGCCGGCGCCTTTATTTTTGCCGAATTTGAACCGATTGTTAACTTTGTGGAGCAAAAGGATATGGCAATTGGCAGCTTTTTAGATGAGGACGCGAAGTCAGATATGCGCACATATGTTTCGCTTGTGGAGAACATCTTTACAATGGCCGAATTGTACATAAGCTTCAAGAACGAACGTGTGTACAAAGAGGTAACTGCCCCACGCAATGGAATCGTCTTTCCCTGGCCATTGAGCATGATGCAGAACTACAGCAAACGTAACAATGCTTTGCGTCTGCTGAAAGTTTATCAGTGGAACGATTTGGATATCGACGATGTCATCGAAAAGGTATCAAAATGCTGCGAGACGCTGGAATACAAACTGAGGGAATCACCCGATACTCCTTTCTTCTATGGTGAAATGCCCTGCGAATTGgatgcaattgcatttggaCATTTGTTTAGCATACTGACCACAAGGTTGCCCAACATGGCGCTGGCACAAACTGTGCAAAAGTTTAAGCATTTGGTGTCATTTTGCCGTTTCATTGATGAGAAATACTTTCAGACGAG CAAATAA
- the LOC117572380 gene encoding metaxin-2 isoform X1, whose protein sequence is MQTSQYLNQMHTADKLSEEPWPEDATLYQPFEAEQILLPENASCLAVKAYLKMCNLPFGIRSCANAEHMSPGGRMTKLPFIRAGAFIFAEFEPIVNFVEQKDMAIGSFLDEDAKSDMRTYVSLVENIFTMAELYISFKNERVYKEVTAPRNGIVFPWPLSMMQNYSKRNNALRLLKVYQWNDLDIDDVIEKVSKCCETLEYKLRESPDTPFFYGEMPCELDAIAFGHLFSILTTRLPNMALAQTVQKFKHLVSFCRFIDEKYFQTRCLQD, encoded by the exons atgcaaactTCCCAGTACCTGAATCAAATGCATACTGCAGACAAACTATCCGAGGAACCATGGCCAGAAGACGCCACACTCTATCAG CCATTCGAGGCAGAACAAATTCTGTTGCCGGAGAACGCCAGTTGCCTGGCTGTTAAAGCTTATCTGAAGATGTGCAATTTACCATTTGGTATTCGATCCTGTGCTAATGCTGAGCATATGTCACCCGGTGGACGCATGACCAAATTGCCATTCATTCGAGCCGGCGCCTTTATTTTTGCCGAATTTGAACCGATTGTTAACTTTGTGGAGCAAAAGGATATGGCAATTGGCAGCTTTTTAGATGAGGACGCGAAGTCAGATATGCGCACATATGTTTCGCTTGTGGAGAACATCTTTACAATGGCCGAATTGTACATAAGCTTCAAGAACGAACGTGTGTACAAAGAGGTAACTGCCCCACGCAATGGAATCGTCTTTCCCTGGCCATTGAGCATGATGCAGAACTACAGCAAACGTAACAATGCTTTGCGTCTGCTGAAAGTTTATCAGTGGAACGATTTGGATATCGACGATGTCATCGAAAAGGTATCAAAATGCTGCGAGACGCTGGAATACAAACTGAGGGAATCACCCGATACTCCTTTCTTCTATGGTGAAATGCCCTGCGAATTGgatgcaattgcatttggaCATTTGTTTAGCATACTGACCACAAGGTTGCCCAACATGGCGCTGGCACAAACTGTGCAAAAGTTTAAGCATTTGGTGTCATTTTGCCGTTTCATTGATGAGAAATACTTTCAGACGAGGTGCCTGCAAGATTAG
- the LOC117572380 gene encoding metaxin-2 isoform X3 — protein sequence MHTADKLSEEPWPEDATLYQPFEAEQILLPENASCLAVKAYLKMCNLPFGIRSCANAEHMSPGGRMTKLPFIRAGAFIFAEFEPIVNFVEQKDMAIGSFLDEDAKSDMRTYVSLVENIFTMAELYISFKNERVYKEVTAPRNGIVFPWPLSMMQNYSKRNNALRLLKVYQWNDLDIDDVIEKVSKCCETLEYKLRESPDTPFFYGEMPCELDAIAFGHLFSILTTRLPNMALAQTVQKFKHLVSFCRFIDEKYFQTRCLQD from the exons ATGCATACTGCAGACAAACTATCCGAGGAACCATGGCCAGAAGACGCCACACTCTATCAG CCATTCGAGGCAGAACAAATTCTGTTGCCGGAGAACGCCAGTTGCCTGGCTGTTAAAGCTTATCTGAAGATGTGCAATTTACCATTTGGTATTCGATCCTGTGCTAATGCTGAGCATATGTCACCCGGTGGACGCATGACCAAATTGCCATTCATTCGAGCCGGCGCCTTTATTTTTGCCGAATTTGAACCGATTGTTAACTTTGTGGAGCAAAAGGATATGGCAATTGGCAGCTTTTTAGATGAGGACGCGAAGTCAGATATGCGCACATATGTTTCGCTTGTGGAGAACATCTTTACAATGGCCGAATTGTACATAAGCTTCAAGAACGAACGTGTGTACAAAGAGGTAACTGCCCCACGCAATGGAATCGTCTTTCCCTGGCCATTGAGCATGATGCAGAACTACAGCAAACGTAACAATGCTTTGCGTCTGCTGAAAGTTTATCAGTGGAACGATTTGGATATCGACGATGTCATCGAAAAGGTATCAAAATGCTGCGAGACGCTGGAATACAAACTGAGGGAATCACCCGATACTCCTTTCTTCTATGGTGAAATGCCCTGCGAATTGgatgcaattgcatttggaCATTTGTTTAGCATACTGACCACAAGGTTGCCCAACATGGCGCTGGCACAAACTGTGCAAAAGTTTAAGCATTTGGTGTCATTTTGCCGTTTCATTGATGAGAAATACTTTCAGACGAGGTGCCTGCAAGATTAG
- the LOC117572378 gene encoding polycomb protein Su(z)12 isoform X1 translates to MAPTKKREKENNNSGDAAAVAINGLAASGADTTATHEALAAPTATTTSGVATAAAVTQETHPKLNGHQQEQELFLQAFEKPTQIYRYLRNRHETNPIFLNRTLSYMKERMSRNNKKRANFKIDTILDTITQKSEAVTQNYLHVIYDSLHEKLKPESDTDLLLRPRQDHDQEPEQELLCQAGESVCVETTLYKITRSKRKDSTLDFQELLSKSCQIVYNPKEGIGEHSTISIPLQTMRPMGEQHTLYKLLFRIKMQLQTCNDENAATPPNKRSRSSEKLYGSELILYEKSSGFITEGEYEAMLQPLNSSSIKSFSPKKCTWETMPDSYIPLSLTYDVYQQSPMLKFHLTLSNEQLPDIIAAPELQRYVQHLDVDAELSHINNNNNLNNNNNNNNNHCNSGLKNGSNNISSICKATPEHIQIVYNFMYSNNTRQQTEYTQELNCPWCGLDCLRLYALLKHLKLCHARFNFTYQPAGSGARIDVTINDAYDGSYAGSPYDLAGPSGSSFARTCGPVRRTSVTSLMVCRPRRQKTCLDEFLELDEDDISNQRSYITGHNRLYHHTETCLPVHPKELDIDSEGESDPLWLRQKTIQMIDEFSDVNEGEKELMKLWNLHVMRHGFVGDCQLPLACEMFLDAKGVEIVRKNLYRNFILHMCSLFDYGLIAADTVYKTVQKLQGLLSKYAAGQELMQRQREAQLKFWLDVGMHKKQDDLKHLKSPQKPATSCSNDAATTSSGSGSGNAANAMQPPKRMPANLKRANAAATATSLDAQDANSAGNSSKNVAKKSATDQPVSNLASTRERRSEQGQKRSANGGRLSAPESRTATSSLSKRKLSPKDTAVISKRQRYSDGSASNVGSAASSGSTTTTTRNKSNNHTLPANSNNKRRASLQRSRSNSSAAGSAAHGLRTRLSVPVTKYERR, encoded by the exons ATggcaccaacaaaaaaacgtgaaaaggaaaacaacaacagtggagatgctgctgctgtggccaTCAATGGATTGGCGGCAAGTGGAGCAGATACAACTGCCACACACGAAGCGTTGGcagcgccaacagcaacaacaacatcgggagtagcaactgctgctgcagtaaCCCAGGAAACGCATCCAAAACTTAATGGACACCAACAAGAGCAGGAACTCTTTCTACAGGCCTTTGAAA AGCCCACACAGATCTATCGCTATCTTCGCAATCGCCACGAGACAAAT CCCATCTTTCTGAATCGCACACTCAGCTATATGAAAGAGCGAATGTCgcgcaacaacaagaaacgcGCCAATTTTAAAATCGACACCATACTGGACACCATCACCCAAAAGTCTGAGGCTGTAACCCAAAACTACCTGCACGTCATTTACGATTCGCTGCACGAGAAACTCAAACCGGAAAGCGACACCGATCTGCTATTGCGTCCACGCCAGGATCACGATCAGGAGCCGGAACAGGAGTTGCTATGTCAGGCCGGTGAATCGGTGTGTGTGGAGACCACCTTATATAAGATAACGCGCAGCAAGCGCAAGGATAGCACACTTGATTTCCAAGAGTTGTTGAGCAAAAGCTGTCAAATTGTCTACAATCCCAAGGAGGGCATTGGTGAGCATTCGACCATCAGCATACCGTTGCAGACGATGCGACCGATGGGCGAGCAACACACGCTCTACAAGCTGCTCTTTCGCATCAAGATGCAGCTACAAACATGCAACGATGAGAATGCAG CCACGCCTCCAAACAAGCGCTCGCGCTCCAGCGAAAAGCTCTATGGCTCCGAGTTGATATTGTATGAGAAGTCAAGTGGTTTCATCACCGAGGGCGAATACGAGGCCATGCTGCAGCCATTGAATTCGTCAAGCATCAAATCGTTCTCACCAAAGAAGTGCACCTGGGAGACCATGCCCGACAGCTACATTCCACTTTCGCTGACCTACGATGTCTATCAGCAGAGTCCCATGCTCAAATTCCATTTGACACTCTCCAATGAGCAATTGCCCGACATTATTGCAGCGCCCGAGTTACAGCGTTATGTACAGCATCTGGATGTGGATGCCGAACTGAGTCacatcaataacaacaacaatcttaacaacaataataacaataacaacaatcatTGTAACAGTGGCTTGAagaatggcagcaacaacattagcAGCATTTGCAAGGCAACGCCGGAGCACATACAAATCGTCTATAACTTTATGTACAGCAACAATACGCGCCAACAAACCGAGTACACACAGGAACTCAACTGTCCCTGGTGCGGCTTGGACTGCCTGCGTTTGTATGCACTACTCAAGCATCTGAAACTCTGCCATGCGCGCTTCAACTTTACGTACCAGCCAGCGGGCAGCGGTGCGCGCATCGATGTCACCATCAATGACGCCTATGATGGCTCCTATGCCGGTTCGCCATATGATCTGGCTGGTCCGTCGGGCTCATCGTTTGCCCGCACTTGCGGTCCGGTGAGGCGCACCTCGGTCACCAGCTTAATGGTTTGTCGGCCAAGGCGACAGAAGACCTGCCTAGATGAATTCCTCGAGCTGGATGAGGATGACATCAGTAATCAACGCTCTTATATAACAGGACACAACAG ATTGTATCACCACACGGAAACTTGCCTGCCAGTGCATCCCAAGGAGCTGGACATTGACTCGGAAGGAGAGAGCGATCCGCTTTGGCTGCGCCAAAAGACCATACAAATGATCGACGAATTCTCCGATGTCAACGAGGGCGAAAAGGAGCTAATGAAGTTGTGGAATTTGCATGTGATGCGTCACGGATTCGTAGGCGATTGCCAGCTGCCGTTAGCCTGCGAAATGTTTCTGGATGCCAAGGGTGTCGAAATTGTGCGCAAGAATCTCTATCGCAACTTCATACTACACATGTGCTCCCTCTTCGACTATGGTTTGATTGCAGCCGACACAGTGTACAAGACAGTGCAGAAGCTGCAAGGACTACTCAGCAAATACGCCGCCGGCCAGGAGCTGATGCAGCGTCAGCGTGAGGCACAGCTCAAGTTCTGGCTGGACGTGGGCATGCACAAGAAGCAGGACGATCTGAAGCATCTGAAGTCACCGCAGAAACCAGCGACCAGCTGCAGCAATGATGCAGCAACTACCTCATcgggcagcggcagcggcaacgcaGCCAATGCCATGCAACCGCCAAAACGCATGCCGGCTAATCTGAAGCGGGCCAATGCTGCGGCCACTGCCACCTCACTAGATGCCCAGGATGCGAACAGtgctggcaacagcagcaagaatgTGGCCAAGAAGAGCGCCACAGATCAGCCAGTTAGCAATTTGGCCAGCACACGCGAGCGACGTTCCGAACAGGGCCAGAAACGTTCTGCCAACGGTGGACGACTCAGTGCACCCGAAAGCAGAACTGCCACAAGCTCACTGTCCAAGCGGAAGCTCAGTCCGAAAG ACACTGCTGTGATCAGCAAACGTCAGCGCTACAGCGATGGCAGCGCCAGCAACGTGGGATCAGCAGCGAGCAGCGgttcgacgacgacgacgacgcgtaacaaaagcaataacCATACACTGCcagcaaatagcaacaacaagcgacGCGCCTCATTGCAGCGCAGCAGATCGAACAGCAGTGCCGCCGGCAGCGCTGCACATGGGCTGCGCACGCGCCTGTCTGTGCCTGTTACAAAGTACGAGAGGCGCTGA
- the LOC117572378 gene encoding polycomb protein Su(z)12 isoform X2, which yields MAPTKKREKENNNSGDAAAVAINGLAASGADTTATHEALAAPTATTTSGVATAAAVTQETHPKLNGHQQEQELFLQAFEKPTQIYRYLRNRHETNPIFLNRTLSYMKERMSRNNKKRANFKIDTILDTITQKSEAVTQNYLHVIYDSLHEKLKPESDTDLLLRPRQDHDQEPEQELLCQAGESVCVETTLYKITRSKRKDSTLDFQELLSKSCQIVYNPKEGIGEHSTISIPLQTMRPMGEQHTLYKLLFRIKMQLQTCNDENAATPPNKRSRSSEKLYGSELILYEKSSGFITEGEYEAMLQPLNSSSIKSFSPKKCTWETMPDSYIPLSLTYDVYQQSPMLKFHLTLSNEQLPDIIAAPELQRYVQHLDVDAELSHINNNNNLNNNNNNNNNHCNSGLKNGSNNISSICKATPEHIQIVYNFMYSNNTRQQTEYTQELNCPWCGLDCLRLYALLKHLKLCHARFNFTYQPAGSGARIDVTINDAYDGSYAGSPYDLAGPSGSSFARTCGPVRRTSVTSLMVCRPRRQKTCLDEFLELDEDDISNQRSYITGHNRLYHHTETCLPVHPKELDIDSEGESDPLWLRQKTIQMIDEFSDVNEGEKELMKLWNLHVMRHGFVGDCQLPLACEMFLDAKGVEIVRKNLYRNFILHMCSLFDYGLIAADTVYKTVQKLQGLLSKYAAGQELMQRQREAQLKFWLDVGMHKKQDDLKHLKSPQKPATSCSNDAATTSSGSGSGNAANAMQPPKRMPANLKRANAAATATSLDAQDANSAGNSSKNVAKKSATDQPVSNLASTRERRSEQGQKRSANGGRLSAPESRTATSSLSKRKLSPKETETEMADVEQLEAMAMATVDLPVVVAAASDNQNHNENGVNDVRDDDLDVEGDDDDDEVTGSSAAPINDN from the exons ATggcaccaacaaaaaaacgtgaaaaggaaaacaacaacagtggagatgctgctgctgtggccaTCAATGGATTGGCGGCAAGTGGAGCAGATACAACTGCCACACACGAAGCGTTGGcagcgccaacagcaacaacaacatcgggagtagcaactgctgctgcagtaaCCCAGGAAACGCATCCAAAACTTAATGGACACCAACAAGAGCAGGAACTCTTTCTACAGGCCTTTGAAA AGCCCACACAGATCTATCGCTATCTTCGCAATCGCCACGAGACAAAT CCCATCTTTCTGAATCGCACACTCAGCTATATGAAAGAGCGAATGTCgcgcaacaacaagaaacgcGCCAATTTTAAAATCGACACCATACTGGACACCATCACCCAAAAGTCTGAGGCTGTAACCCAAAACTACCTGCACGTCATTTACGATTCGCTGCACGAGAAACTCAAACCGGAAAGCGACACCGATCTGCTATTGCGTCCACGCCAGGATCACGATCAGGAGCCGGAACAGGAGTTGCTATGTCAGGCCGGTGAATCGGTGTGTGTGGAGACCACCTTATATAAGATAACGCGCAGCAAGCGCAAGGATAGCACACTTGATTTCCAAGAGTTGTTGAGCAAAAGCTGTCAAATTGTCTACAATCCCAAGGAGGGCATTGGTGAGCATTCGACCATCAGCATACCGTTGCAGACGATGCGACCGATGGGCGAGCAACACACGCTCTACAAGCTGCTCTTTCGCATCAAGATGCAGCTACAAACATGCAACGATGAGAATGCAG CCACGCCTCCAAACAAGCGCTCGCGCTCCAGCGAAAAGCTCTATGGCTCCGAGTTGATATTGTATGAGAAGTCAAGTGGTTTCATCACCGAGGGCGAATACGAGGCCATGCTGCAGCCATTGAATTCGTCAAGCATCAAATCGTTCTCACCAAAGAAGTGCACCTGGGAGACCATGCCCGACAGCTACATTCCACTTTCGCTGACCTACGATGTCTATCAGCAGAGTCCCATGCTCAAATTCCATTTGACACTCTCCAATGAGCAATTGCCCGACATTATTGCAGCGCCCGAGTTACAGCGTTATGTACAGCATCTGGATGTGGATGCCGAACTGAGTCacatcaataacaacaacaatcttaacaacaataataacaataacaacaatcatTGTAACAGTGGCTTGAagaatggcagcaacaacattagcAGCATTTGCAAGGCAACGCCGGAGCACATACAAATCGTCTATAACTTTATGTACAGCAACAATACGCGCCAACAAACCGAGTACACACAGGAACTCAACTGTCCCTGGTGCGGCTTGGACTGCCTGCGTTTGTATGCACTACTCAAGCATCTGAAACTCTGCCATGCGCGCTTCAACTTTACGTACCAGCCAGCGGGCAGCGGTGCGCGCATCGATGTCACCATCAATGACGCCTATGATGGCTCCTATGCCGGTTCGCCATATGATCTGGCTGGTCCGTCGGGCTCATCGTTTGCCCGCACTTGCGGTCCGGTGAGGCGCACCTCGGTCACCAGCTTAATGGTTTGTCGGCCAAGGCGACAGAAGACCTGCCTAGATGAATTCCTCGAGCTGGATGAGGATGACATCAGTAATCAACGCTCTTATATAACAGGACACAACAG ATTGTATCACCACACGGAAACTTGCCTGCCAGTGCATCCCAAGGAGCTGGACATTGACTCGGAAGGAGAGAGCGATCCGCTTTGGCTGCGCCAAAAGACCATACAAATGATCGACGAATTCTCCGATGTCAACGAGGGCGAAAAGGAGCTAATGAAGTTGTGGAATTTGCATGTGATGCGTCACGGATTCGTAGGCGATTGCCAGCTGCCGTTAGCCTGCGAAATGTTTCTGGATGCCAAGGGTGTCGAAATTGTGCGCAAGAATCTCTATCGCAACTTCATACTACACATGTGCTCCCTCTTCGACTATGGTTTGATTGCAGCCGACACAGTGTACAAGACAGTGCAGAAGCTGCAAGGACTACTCAGCAAATACGCCGCCGGCCAGGAGCTGATGCAGCGTCAGCGTGAGGCACAGCTCAAGTTCTGGCTGGACGTGGGCATGCACAAGAAGCAGGACGATCTGAAGCATCTGAAGTCACCGCAGAAACCAGCGACCAGCTGCAGCAATGATGCAGCAACTACCTCATcgggcagcggcagcggcaacgcaGCCAATGCCATGCAACCGCCAAAACGCATGCCGGCTAATCTGAAGCGGGCCAATGCTGCGGCCACTGCCACCTCACTAGATGCCCAGGATGCGAACAGtgctggcaacagcagcaagaatgTGGCCAAGAAGAGCGCCACAGATCAGCCAGTTAGCAATTTGGCCAGCACACGCGAGCGACGTTCCGAACAGGGCCAGAAACGTTCTGCCAACGGTGGACGACTCAGTGCACCCGAAAGCAGAACTGCCACAAGCTCACTGTCCAAGCGGAAGCTCAGTCCGAAAG aaacagaaacagaaatgGCTGATGTGGAGCAGCTGGAAGCAATGGCTATGGCCACTGTGGatttgccagttgttgttgctgctgccagtgACAATCAAAATCACAATGAGAATGGTGTTAACGATGTTCGAGATGATGATCTTGATGTTGAAggggatgatgatgatgatgaagttaCAGGGAGTTCAGCTGCCCCAATTAATGATAATTGA
- the LOC117572382 gene encoding probable prefoldin subunit 6, which yields MDKNSAALYKKMQGEVESYQTLQKSCVKVVKQRALLESQLNENKCVMDELNLLGPDNKVYKLFGPVLVKQELEDSRQNVGKRIEYISKELKSSTDTLENMEKDMLKHREAVAKYQQQWQVAAAMK from the exons atggaCAAAAACAGCGCGGCTttgtacaaaaaaatgcaaggTGAAGTTGAGTCATATCAAACCCTGCAGAAAT CTTGTGTTAAAGTAGTGAAGCAACGTGCTCTTCTGGAGAGTCAGTTGAATGAAAACAAGTGTGTTATGgatgaattaaatttacttgGTCCTGATAACAAAGTGTACAAATTGTTTGGCCCTGTTTTGGTGAAACAAGAACTGGAAGACTCCCGTCAAAATGTGGGCAAGCGTATTGAATACATCTCCAAGGAGCTGAAAAGTTCAACTGATACGTTGGAGAACAT GGAAAAAGATATGCTGAAACATCGCGAAGCTGTGGCCAAGtatcaacaacaatggcaagtTGCAGCAGCCATGAAGTAA
- the LOC117572379 gene encoding Golgi reassembly-stacking protein 2, producing MGSGHSVHVPGGGTEGYHVLKVQDNSPGQKAGLEAFFDFIVAIAGTRLDQDNDMLKELLRQNVDKPVRVTVYSSKTQTIRELTLTPCNNWGGQGLLGVSIRFCSFEGANENVWHILEVHPNSPAELAGLRAYSDYVIGADAIRHENDDLFTLIETHEQQPLKMYVYNLDDDACREVTIKPNTAWGGEGALGCGIGFGYLHRIPIQPVPATATPAAATPATAAVAPPQAVPLVAATAATSAAVVAPTLPYIPPLANTFGADVRPPTIEPPAQSIFKTYFNPDDATTDALSTALETQAAITDTPPTEAVETPALPPQPVQPPQPAAPVQPVLPPVAVPQPVLPPVAAQPPVLPPQAVAPPANIYIPGVFDPNASQQQQQQQQLNQAGLGGIPAAQLPFPQATTATLPPPAVPMFSMASLPQQQQQQIYMSAPATLSYPTAGAAAQTVPSYPQVQPSMGGLFPTQPTPMPPQMAHVFAPPPQQQQPPATSISGEQNLTGGASN from the exons atgggCTCAGGTCACAGCGTTCACGTACCCGGTGGTGGCACCGAAG GCTACCACGTACTCAAGGTGCAAGACAATTCGCCTGGCCAGAAGGCCGGACTGGAGGCATTTTTTGACTTTATCGTAGCCATCGCCGGCACCCGGCTCGACCAGGACAACGATATGCTGAAGGAGCTGCTGCGCCAGAATGTCGATAAACCGGTTCGTGTCACCGTCTATTCAAGCAAGACACAAACCATACGTGAACTCACACTGACGCCCTGCAACAATTGGGGTGGTCAAGGACTGTTGGGCGTCAGCATACGGTTCTGTTCGTTTGAAGGCGCCAACGAGAATGTGTGGCACATCCTCGAGGTACACCCCAACTCGCCTGCAGAGCTGGCCGGGTTGCGTGCCTACAGCGATTATGTGATTGGTGCCGATGCCATACGTCATGAGAACGATGATCTCTTTACGCTCATCGAGACGCACGAACAGCAGCCGCTGAAGATGTATGTCTACAATCTGGATGATGATGCGTGTCGTGAGGTCACCATCAAACCGAACACTGCCTGGGGTGGCGAAGGAGCTCTGGGATGTGGTATTGGCTTTGGCTACTTGCATCGCATTCCCATTCAACCAGTGCCGGCGACAGCAACACCAGCTGCTGCCACgccagcaactgcagcagtgGCGCCTCCACAGGCAGTGCCTTTGGTGGCTGCAACGGCGGCCACAAGTGCAGCCGTTGTGGCACCAACATTGCCTTATATACCACCGCTGGCCAACACTTTCGGTGCGGACGTGCGACCACCAACCATTGAGCCACCAGCACAGAGCATATTCAAGACCTATTTCAATCCCGATGACGCAACAACAGATGCCTTAAGCACAGCACTCGAAACGCAAGCTGCCATTACAGACACACCGCCCACGGAAGCAGTAGAAACACCAGCGTTGCCACCACAGCCAGTGCAACCGCCACAGCCTGCAGCTCCAGTTCAGCCTGTGTTGCCTCCTGTAGCAGTTCCGCAACCTGTGCTCCCTCCTGTTGCTGCACAGCCACCTGTGCTGCCTCCTCAAGCTGTGGCCCCACCAGCAAACATCTACATACCCGGCGTCTTTGATCCGAATgccagccagcaacaacaacaacagcagcaactcaatCAAGCGGGTCTAGGCGGCATTCCCGCAGCCCAATTACCGTTTCCACAGGCAACAACGGCCACGTTACCGCCACCCGCAGTGCCGATGTTCTCCATGGCCTCGCTgccccaacagcagcagcaacagatcTACATGTCGGCACCAGCCACCTTGTCGTATCCGACTGCAGGTGCCGCTGCCCAAACGGTGCCTTCCTATCCCCAAGTGCAGCCATCGATGGGCGGTCTATTTCCCACGCAGCCAACGCCAATGCCACCCCAAATGGCGCACGTCTTTGCACCaccgccacagcagcagcaaccgccaGCGACATCGATTAGTGGCGAACAGAATTTAACTGGTGGAGCGAGCAACTAA